AAAACCCCCTAAAGAAAAGACAGTCCCTAATTCATGAATTTGACCGCCTGAAAATGGTGGAATTGGCGATAGAGGATAATTTTCATTTTAGGGCTTCTGATGTGGAATTTTCCATGCCGAAGCCTAGCTATACCATCGATACTCTTGCCTATCTGACGGACCAATATCCACAACATCAATTCTGTTTATTTTTGGGTTCAGATAATTTGACCCAACTCAAGCGTTGGAAAAACTATCAGATGATCCTGGATAACCATGAGATTTTTGTGTATCCGAGACCAGGAGAGTTAAAGAACATTGATCATCCTAACATCAAAATGGTGGACGCTCCTTTACTGGATATCTCTGCAACTTTTATCCGAAAATCCATATTGGAAGGAAAATCAGTGAGGTATTTATTACCTGATGGGGTAGCAGAATATATTCGGGATAAGAAATTGTATTTGTAGATTACTGTTCTTAATCACATAAAACCTTGCAATAGGGCCTACTTTTTATTTTCTTTAAAGTAAACCCAGAAACCGACTTTTTTCTTTCCTTCAAAGACAAGTTAATGCAAAAACATACATATGGTAGTGGGCTGATTGGTAACTGTGCTTATATCGCTCATGTAGAAAAAGATACCAATATCAGTTGGTTATGTCTTCCAAGATTTGATTCTGATTTTATTTTCGGAGGCATGTTGGACAGGGAAAAAGGTGGGAAGTTCACCATTTTACCAGAGTCTGAAAATTTTGAAACCTCTCAGACATACTTAGAGAATACGAATATTCTGGAAACGACTGTGACCTATGGTGAAAACAGTTATAAGGTCACGGATTTTGCTCCCCGATTCAAAAACTTTGATCGGTATTATAAACCATTGATGCTGATCCGTAAAGTGGAAAGTCTTTCAGGATCTCCAAGGATAAAAATTAACTGTGAGCCGGTGACGGATTATGGGAATATGGCTTTGACTCCAAGTATTGGTAGTAATCATATCCGATACATGGGCATAGATCAGGAGCTTAGACTGACTACCAATGCACCGATGTCCTACATTGTGGATGATAAAGCATTTGCGATTCACCGTCCAGTTTATTTGGTCTTGACTTATGGTAGACCCTTGGAGGCTCCCATCGAGACAACTTCCGAACGGTTTTTGCATGCTACCGCTGCTTATTGGCAGGAGTGGGTAAAATCCACCAGTATTCCGAATTTTCATCAGAAGTTGGTGTTACGATCGGCACTTATTCTTAAAATCCACCAGTATGAAGATACAGGAGCCATCATAGCTGCTTCTACCACGAGCTTACCGGAGTCTCCCAATTCTACCCGAAACTGGGATTATCGCTATTGCTGGATCCGTGATACCTATTATACCTTGACTTGTTTCAATAGTTTGGGACACTTTGAGGAGTTGGAAAAATATTTTGAGTTTATTCATAATCTGAGACCTGTAGAAGGTGGTCGATACCAACCTTTGTATTCCATTACCGGTGATTCCTTATTGACGGAAGAGATTTCTAATTTGGATGGGTATTTGGGAAATAAACCTGTCCGGTTTGGTAATCAGGCTTATACTCACATCCAAAATGACTTGTATGGTCAGGTGTTGGTATCCTTGCTTCCCTTGTATTCTGACCAACGATTTACCGAAGAGGAGAGAAGCTCTTCTAAACCCATGATCATGAATTTGCTCAATAAAATTGAGGCCACCATGCATGAGAAGGATGCAGGGCTTTGGGAGTTTAGAAATTTAGCCCAAGAGCATTGCTACACCTTTTTATTCCATTGGGCTGGTGCTTGTGCCGCAGCGAAAATCGGAATCCGATTGAAAAGTGATGACATGTACCAAAAGGCGATCTATCTTCGGGATGAGGCCATCAAAAAAATAGAGTCCTGTTACTTGCCGGAAAGAAAAGCCTATGCACAAGCAGTAGGGTCCACTTACATGGATGCCTCTACTTTACAATTGATAACTATGGGGTATTTTGGGGATGATCTGGAACGTGCCAATGACCACTTGAAAGCATTGGAAGAGGAATTACTGGCCAAGGATTTCTTGTTCTACCGCTATAAGCACATGGATGACTTTGGAGTACCGGAAACGACTTTTCTCATCTGTGCATTTTGGTATATAGAAGCTTTGGCTTGTGTGGGAAGAATCAGTGAGGCGGAGGAAGGCTTTGAGACCCTAACTAAGTATTGCAATCATTTAAACTTATTTTCGGAGGATGTAGACCAGAAAACAGGAAGTCAATGGGGGAATTTTCCTCAGGCATATTCCCATGTAGGCTTGATGAATGCAGCATTCCGAATCGGAAAAAAATTGGATAGACCAAACTTCTTGTAATAGATTAAGACCTTTGAGGTTTTTAAAACCTAGACAATTCTAATTTCCTATTCAGGCTTATCCTGGATAGGATTTTTTTTAAATGGCATTTTAGAACTAGTACAATACTTGTAGCTTCATCTGTTTATCAATTATTCTATTCTATGAATATTCAGAGAATCACCATGCACCTGTTAGGTTTTTGCATTTTCCTCTTGGTAGTTTCCTGTGCATCCAATCCCTATAAGAAGATTAATAAAGAACACCGAAAGAGTGTCAAAGAGGTGGCTGAAGCCTATCGAGTAATTCCTCCCACAAAAGAAGAGCTGGATTATGATACCCTCAGTATCACTGATGAATGGGTGGGGACTACCAATTTCAGCATCAGAAGGCCCAATTTTGTGATCATTCACCATACGGCTCAGGATTCTTTAGAACAGACGATTTCA
This genomic stretch from Algoriphagus halophilus harbors:
- the nadD gene encoding nicotinate (nicotinamide) nucleotide adenylyltransferase, with the protein product MKIGLYFGSFNPIHIGHLIIADTLHDQTDLDQVWFVVSPQNPLKKRQSLIHEFDRLKMVELAIEDNFHFRASDVEFSMPKPSYTIDTLAYLTDQYPQHQFCLFLGSDNLTQLKRWKNYQMILDNHEIFVYPRPGELKNIDHPNIKMVDAPLLDISATFIRKSILEGKSVRYLLPDGVAEYIRDKKLYL
- a CDS encoding glycoside hydrolase family 15 protein, whose amino-acid sequence is MQKHTYGSGLIGNCAYIAHVEKDTNISWLCLPRFDSDFIFGGMLDREKGGKFTILPESENFETSQTYLENTNILETTVTYGENSYKVTDFAPRFKNFDRYYKPLMLIRKVESLSGSPRIKINCEPVTDYGNMALTPSIGSNHIRYMGIDQELRLTTNAPMSYIVDDKAFAIHRPVYLVLTYGRPLEAPIETTSERFLHATAAYWQEWVKSTSIPNFHQKLVLRSALILKIHQYEDTGAIIAASTTSLPESPNSTRNWDYRYCWIRDTYYTLTCFNSLGHFEELEKYFEFIHNLRPVEGGRYQPLYSITGDSLLTEEISNLDGYLGNKPVRFGNQAYTHIQNDLYGQVLVSLLPLYSDQRFTEEERSSSKPMIMNLLNKIEATMHEKDAGLWEFRNLAQEHCYTFLFHWAGACAAAKIGIRLKSDDMYQKAIYLRDEAIKKIESCYLPERKAYAQAVGSTYMDASTLQLITMGYFGDDLERANDHLKALEEELLAKDFLFYRYKHMDDFGVPETTFLICAFWYIEALACVGRISEAEEGFETLTKYCNHLNLFSEDVDQKTGSQWGNFPQAYSHVGLMNAAFRIGKKLDRPNFL